AGGTTAAGCAATCCTCTTTAGTAAAGGCCTTGCAACCAATATGCATCCCATCAATCTCCGGATAGTTCCTTACAGAGTATGGATCTAAAGCAGAGAGGTCGCTAGCTTTGTAAGAAGCACACCCTGTCAAGAGTAGCGTCAAAAGAAAAAGGGTCCATTTCATCCGTTATCTCCAAAGAATATATTCGGAGTGTAACGAGAGAGCTTTTTTTTGTCGAAAAGAAAGCCCTCTACTTTTGACCGAATAGTAACTGGGCCCAAGTTTTATCTTTAACCACTCTCTTAAAATCATGAAGGCTATGCCCTCCATCACATATCCTGATATAGCGTTCAGGATGAGATAAAACAGGATTTGTAGTAAGTGGATCTTTACTCGTTGCAAGGTTTATATGATAATGGCTTTTCTTAGCGCGGTATCCATCCCATATAATCCTCCAGAGCTTCTTACTCTTACAACATCTTGAGGCAAACTGTCCTCCTCTTGAGTGCCCTGTAAAAGCTACGACTTCACCCCACTTTGGTTCTCCATACTTCTTGTCATACTTCTTTATGTATTTATCTTCCCAAGCCTTGACTGTCTTCGTCATTGAAAATAGTAACATTTTTGTTACTATTGGGGATGTTGAAACATTTTCGATCCATTGAATATCATTATTACTCCCTTGGAATGACACAACATGAACCTTTCGGTGCCCCTTTTGGATACAAAATAGCCCTAATACCCACGGATATGACGAGACTTTTTCTAATTCCTTAAGAACGATTTTGCCTTCAGTCTGCTCCTCTAAGTATTTATTTACCGCATCTTTGTTTCTTTCGACTAGAGAGCCTTCTTCATAAACTGCATCAGCAACAGTCCAAACTTCATAAGGAGTTAGCTCACTACCTATTGGATCCACGGGCAACCTCTATTGAACCGCAGAAAGGGCTACTACCTTAGACTCCCCCGTCTTTTGATCAGACAAAGAAAGCTCAAATATAGGAGCATAATGAGCCTTTGGAACAAAAACAAGTGTCGTTGAATATGAGTTAGGCCTGATTTCAAAACTGTCTTTTGCTTTAACAGAGAAATCAGTATCGAGCGCACCATTGGCATTTGATGACTTAATTCCATCAACAATCGCAGGAATAAAAAGAAGAAAAGTAACAGGGAGAAAAAGAATGCCTCCAAGCGTATATCCCGTTACACGCCCCGCTGTTGATGTATGAACGGTTCGAGCAACTTCTTCAGGGCTTGCACAGATAAGACTTACTCCTTTGGTCGAAAAGAGATAGCTTTTATCACTTTGATTGTAAAATGTGAGTTGCACAGGCTGATATCCTTTCGCAATCACGTTGCGGTCAAGGTAGCTATAACAATCCTCAATAGTATAAGCCTTACAACCAATAGAAATCCCTTCCATATTCTCATAAATCCGCACATGCTCAGGATTCAGAGCGGAGAGAGAGTTTGCTTGATACGATGCACATCCGGTCAATAGAATCGCCATCCCAACCCCTAAGGACATAAATATTTTTCTCATTTGAGTTCTCTGTTAGATTTGACTGAGTCGATTTTAGCCTGTGAACTCATTTTTTGTCGAAGAGAGTTAGAGCCAAACCTGAGTCCAATCCGCCCTACGATTTCCTTATCCAAACCATAGCCAGGAAGGTATCCCGAAGTTTTTCCGCCAAGCTCAGTGTATAGAGCAATAAATCTATTTAGGTTTAACGTACTTGTCACCGACAGAGCCACCCCCCACCTGCGCTTATTTAATGAAGGGCGATAAGCCTCCCCGGTCTCATCCAACTCTTCTAGGGTTGCTGAAGTGACAAACACCCCTTGATTCCATCCATCAAAACGGAAACCCACGGTTCCTATTTTCCCTTGAAAAAAGTGGTCATAGGCAAACCCTGTTCCGAAACTTCTTTTCCCTCCTTTGAAATAGAAATAAAGAGGCTCTCCGTGAATCGTAAAAAAATTTTCTAAATATGCTTCTGGAGCATAAGGGGCGTATGCAATTTTCGCATTGGGAAGATAGCGAATATTTTCCCCCAATGAAATCATCGGAAAATTCCACGCTCTTCCCTCAGCAATATAGTAAAAGAATGCGTAATAGCTGTAAAACGTCATCGGATCAAGCCAGTTGAAAATCGACCAGCGGGTTAGCTGCCCTATCGTTAGATTATCGTTGATATAGGAAGCATTTTGTAGTTTGAGATACGCATCGATGTCATTCCCTTCAGAAATTCCGTCATTATTCAGTCTTCTGAGCTGAGTAATCAGAGTGTACCAGAAAAGAGACTGCTCCGCTTCAGCATAGGTCATGGCAAGTCGCCCATCAATCTCTCCTTGATGCATCCATTCCATTTTCAAATCACGAGCCAAGATGGCTTCAGCTTCAAGACCAGCAACAGCAACAGCCATCATATCCCCTACCTTAAAGGAGTCTTTTACATCAAAGTAGGTCGCACCACCCCAAGGAGTCACCGTATATTTTTTTGGTGTCACACCCAATTCTCTTAGCCGATATCCATGCCCAAAAATTTCATGTTGTGCTATAGATGTCATGGTATTGAGCTGCGACCAGAAAAGGATCTGCTCAGCAGCCCTCCCCCAAACCTTTGTTGTTGAATCTCGCCCCCCCCCTGGGAAAAGACGGTCCTCTCCCATAATGAGTAGATCCTGGGCAGTTATCAGATTTGTAGCTCCCGAATAGGGTGAGAAGTGAAGATCAACCATTACTGTTTGAGTAGCAACAGTCGTTCCCATTAATAATATTAAATATAAAGCTAAGATTCGTTTTTTCACAGGGACTTTTCATGAAAAAGTTTTGACATTGACTAAGATTTAACAGAAGATAACACTTCTGATTAACTTAGAGGTGTTTATGTCAAAGAAACAAGTGGCCAAGTTCTATTCTGAAGTAGATCAACTCCTAGATCAGCAAGCCTTCATTGAGTCCATAGAAATAGAATTCAAAGATATCCAAGACCCACGTGCTAAAGATAACTTGTCGTATCCGTTGGTTGCCCTACTAGTCATTATCTTAGCAGCGGTCATAGCTGGGGCTAATGCTATCATCCATATTCATGAGTATGCATGTACAAAAATCAGCTTATTCCAACGGCTTCTTGGAATCAAAAAACCTCCCAGCTATACAGTGTTTTGGTGGCTTCTCGTTATGCTAAACCCCCAAAAATTACAAGAGACTTTCATTCGATGGATGAAAGCTCTTCCTGTTGAAGTGAAAAAGCAAATTATCGCAATCGATGGTAAAAGGCTCAATGGGGCATCCAAGCAAACAGTTCATCTTGTCTCGGCTTGGGAAACAGGTCGAAGTTTGTTGCTAGGCCAAGTCAAAACAGAGGAAAAATCAAATGAAATTACTGCCATTCCAGAATTGATAAAAGCCATAGATATCAAAGGATCAATTATCACTATTGACGCTGCAGGCTGTCAGAAAAAAATTGTGGAAGACATTCGCAGGGCAGGAGGCGATTACGTGATAGCTCTAAAAGGCAACCAAGGAACTTTACATGATGAAGCCCAAAACTTCTTCGATCAGGCAAGGGAGGTTGAATATGAAGGGGCAGAGTGTGCTAGGGCCAAGAAAATTGAAAAAGCTCATGGAAGAATCGAGGAGCGAGAAGTTGCTGTAGCCAGTAACCTAGAATGGTTAGACTGTCGAGAAGAGTGGCAAGACTTAAAGACTCTTATCGAAGTAACTTCAAGACGAGAAGTTAGGGGGAAAGTTAGCGTAGAAAAACGTCACTACATCTCAAGCCTTTCTTTAATTCCTCAGGAGGCGATAAAGCTAGTGCGAGGGCACTGGGGAATAGAGAACCATCTTCATTGGATGATGGACGTAGTTTTCAAAGAAGATGCCTGTTGTATAAGCACGGGTAATGCCCCTGAGAATTTTGCGGTTTTTCGGCGAATGGCGCAGTCGATACTTCAGGTAGATGCAAAGGGAACAAAAGGGATAGCAAAGAGACGGCGGCTAGCTGGGTGGAACGATAGCTATCTTATTAAACTACTTGGAATATTAATCAACGACATCTCTGTAAAGTCTTTTTTATGAAAAGTCCCTGGTTTTTTCATCACTTTCCCCGTATTTTGAACGGACTAGTTTATTAATTAGGGAAAATAAAAACAAGGCCCGACGAAAGTCGGGCCCACTCTCCGGATGCTGGATTCGAACCAGCGACCAATAGATTAACAGTCTACTGCTCTACCGCTGAGCTAATCCGGAATAGAGAGGGTCATCATAACCTCTTCAAGATTTTAGATCAAGGGTCCCAAGATTTTTGTATTCAAACGCAAACAGTTCGGTTAAGATGTTTGACTATGGACCAGCTCAGCGGATACATTGACACCATCGTTTTTGCAAGTGAGGAAACCGGCTTCACTGTGGCACGCCTTAAGACGCCCAAACAAAGCGATCTGATCACTGTCGTCGGTTCAATGCCTGGGATCAGTCCTGGAGAAACCCTTCACTGCCGCGGTATTTGGAAACATCATGCCCGCCATGGAAGGCAATTTGAAGTGCAAAATTTCGAACTAACAGCTCCTGTTGATATCCTGGGAATCCAGAAATATTTAGAGTCAGGGATGGTCAAAGGGGTTGGACCTGTCTATGCCAAGCGTATTGTTGAAACCTTTGGGGTCAAAACCCTTGAAATTATCGATAAACACCCTCATCGGCTCACCGAGGTCTCTGGAATCGGGGCCAAAAGAATCAAGAAAATTGAGGACTGTTGGAGCGAACAAAAGTCCATCCGCAATGTCATGATCTTTTTGCAGACCCACCAAGTCCGCCCCTCCTTTGCCCAAAAGATTTTCAAGAAATATGGGGAAGAGAGTATTGAAAAGGTAAAGGAAAATCCTTACGTTCTTGCAAAAGAAATTTACGGTGTTGGCTTTAAAACAGCTGATGAGCTCGCCCAAAACCTCGGTGTCACTAAAGACTCCCCTCTTCGGATTAAAGCGGGCATTGAGCACGTCCTATGGGAACTAAGCAACGACGGAAATGTCTGCTACTTAAAAGAAGCCTTCATTCCCGAAGCCGAAAAAATCCTTGAAGTCGATGGATCACTTATCGCTGAGCAGATTGGTACTCTTGAGATGGAAGGTCACATCATAGAAGATACTCTAGATGGTAAACCCCACATTTGGATCCGTCCTCTCTATAATGCAGAATGGGGAGTCGCCCGAGAGCTGCAAAGAATCTATGAAGCCCCTTGCAAAATCCGCACAGTCACGCTTGACAAAGCGGTCGATTGGGCACAGGAAACGCACCGCATCCGCTTTGCTAAAGAGCAAAAGAAAGCGATTGAAGAAAGCCTCGAGGAAAAAATCCATATTGTTACAGGAGGACCTGGGACAGGAAAGAGCACGATCACCCGAGCGATCCTCTCTATTACTTCTAAAGTAACCGATAAGATCACCCTTGCTGCTCCCACTGGGCGCGCCGCAAAACGGATGAGTGAAATTACGGGAAGAAAAGCCTTTACAATTCACAGCCTTCTAGAATTTGACTTCAATGGAGGAGGCTTTAAAAGAAATCGCGATAACCCCCTAACTTCCCGCCTCATCATTATCGATGAAGCAAGTATGATTGATACCCTCTTAATGTATAGCCTCCTAAAGGCAGTTCCCGATGAAACTCGACTTATTTTTATTGGTGATATAGACCAACTTCCAAGTGTCGGAGCAGGGAATGTCTTGAAGGATATGATCTACTCTGAAACACTCCCTGTCACCCGCCTTAAATGGATTTTTCGACAAGGTAAAGGATCTCGCATCATTGCCAATGCCCACCGGATTAATGCAGGCTACTTTCCTGAGACTGAGCATGAACAAGGGAGCGATTTTGTCTTTTTTAATGTCGAATCTCCTGATGAAATTCTCGGAAAAATCATCCAGCTCATCGAACATCATATCCCTGAAAAATTCCCCTTCAATGCCATCGATGATATTCAGGTTCTCTCTCCAATGAAAAAAGGGATCATTGGAACAGACAATCTTAACCATGCGCTTCAACAAAAACTGAATCCCCAATCCCTGCACCTTGTTCGAATGGGTCGCCACTTTAATATCCACGACAAAGTGATGCAAATACGGAACAACTACGATAAAAAAGTCTACAACGGCGATGTCGGTCGGATTACAGCAATCAACATGGAAGAACAAGAGCTCACAGTGACCTTTGACGGAAAAGATGTACAGTACGATTTCTGCGATATCGATGAGCTTATGCTCGCATACGCCGTTTCGATCCACAAATATCAAGGAAGTGAATGCCCCTGCGTCATCATCCCTGTCCATACCTCACACTTCAAGCTACTTTTCCGTAACCTTCTCTACACAGGGATCACCCGCGGCAAAAAACTTGTCATTCTTCTAGGCACAAAAAAGGCCTTGGCTATCGCAGTCAAGACCGATAACGTGAAGACCCGTTACACAGGCCTTCAGTATTTTCTAGAAGATTCACTTTCTAAACAGGGCCAAGAAAACCCTATCTCTTCCTAAAATACCTTTTCAACTAGATGATATAGCCAACAAAGATCTATTCAATTCCTTGAAATTAAATTAAATAATTGCTAGAATCTAGGTAGGACCAGTAGGTTTATTACGAATTTCATGAGAAATCAGGAGCAGGACCATGAAAAAGAAATCTAAAAAACTAATCAACAAAGTTTTACGCAAATTCAAGCGAAAAACTCGTTTTCAGCGTGCCATGAGATCCTTTAAAGGATTTATGGGAATTTAAGCGATTGGGCTCCCCAGGGGAGCCCCTTGTATCTCTAATACTTCCAGTGACTTAGACTCTCCTGCTGCCAGGATCATTCCTTGACTCTCCACTCCCATGAGTTTTGCCGGTTTTAGATTTGCTACAAGAGCAACCTTTTTCCCTATCAGCCCCCCTGGATCAGGGTATTGCTTCCGGATCCCCGAAACAACTGTCCGACGCTCAAATCCAAGATCTAGCTCAATCTTATAGAGCTTATCGCTCTTTGGAATCTCACTTGCGGAAAGGATCTGAGCTACCCGAATATCGAGCTTCTGAAAAGCATCAAAGGTGATCGGGTCCTTCAAATCTCCAGCAGGCTTTAGAGCATTTTTTAGGTCTTCAAGTTGTTTTTCAATCACGGTATCCTCTACTTTGGAAAAGAGCATTTCCGGCTTCGGGAAAGTGCGATGCGCTGGAATACCGGTCTCTAAAACGCCATTCCAAGTTTGATTTTTTAATGGTTCTTCATTGCCAAGAAGATGCCAAAGCTTTTCAGCAGTTTCAGGAATAATGGGGAAGGAGACAAGAGCCAGTGTATTCAGGGCGAGCAAACAGCAAGCAATCGTCGTATTCCGACCATCTTCACTATCCTTCCAAGGTTTTTTATGGTCGAAGTAAATGTTCCCTTTTTGAGCAAGTTCCATAATAAGCTGAGTCGCTTTCCGCAAATGATAGTGATCATAAGCCTGATGAATCGTTTTCGATAGCTCTTCAATTTTTTCTAGAAAACGTTCATCGTCATGCTTCAAATCTCCAAAAGGAGGCATTACACCTCCGCACTTGCTTTGAGTGAAAACAAGGACACGGTTCACAAGATTCCCATATTTCCCTAAGAGTTCGCTATTACAGCGCATCTGAAAATCCTTCCATGAAAACTCACTATCTTGTGTTTCAGGAGCATTTGCAGCAATAGCATACCGAATCTGATCGGAAGAAAAGTGTTTAAAAAACTCCTCTAGGTCGACATACCAACCAGCCGATTTACTAAATTGCTTCCCCTCGAGATTATAAAATTCATTTGCAGGAAGCTCGTCTACAATTTTGTAGGGTTCATCTTGTCCCATGGTCATTGCTGGGAAAAAAATCGCATGAAAGGGGATGTTATCCTTCCCGATAAAGTTGATCAGTTTTGTCTTTTCATCGCACCAGTATTGCTTCCACGCTTCGGGCTCTCCTTTCTTCTCAGCCCACTCTTTTGTTGCTGAAATATACCCAATGGGCGCGTCAAACCAAACGTAAAGAACCTTTCCTTCAGCCCCTTCGAGGGGAACAGGAACCCCCCAATCTGAATCACGGGTAATCGCCCGAGGTTTCAAATCATCGATATAGTTCTGGGCAAAATTCATCACATTGGATTTCCAATGTTTTTTCTTGATCCACTTTGAAAGCTCATCTTTGAACAGATCAAACCGGAGAAACCAGTGCTTTGTCGGTTTTAGGATGAGTGGAGCACCATTGAGTTTTGAACGAGGGTTCTTGAGATCCGTCGCCTCGTAACTCGAAGCACATTTAGGGCATTCATCCCCTCTAGCCTCTTCGAACCCACATTTAGGGCACGTCCCCTGAACATACCGATCTGCCAAAAACCGCTTATCCTTTTCGGAATAGAGCTGGTCAGTAACCTTCTCTTCAATATATCCATTTTTGTGGAGCTGCTTGAAATAGGTTTGAGTAGGTTCTATGTGCCCTTTCCAGGTAGTCCGTGAGTAGTGATCAAAACCAATGTTCATTTGCTTGAAAAAGTCAGAAAGAACTAAGTGAAAATGATCAACATGCTCTTTAGGAGTTCGCCCAGCCACCTCAGCGCTCAAGGTAATCGCCACCCCATGTTCATCGGAACCACAAATATAGAGAACATCATGACCCAGAAGTCTCTGAAAACGCGCATAGCAATCCGCGGGCAAGTATGCCCCAGCAATATGACCAAAATGCAGTGGCCCATTTGCATAAGGAAGTGCTGCCGTTATCAGAACTCTCTTCACTCTTGCTCTTCTTCCACTTTTTCTTGTTTTGGTGGGTTTTTACGGATCTCTTTGAGCATCTGTGTCACATTAAGATCTTCATTTCCACTTTGGATTTGTCTTTGCGCCACATCGATGGCGTAGTGCGTCAACTGAAAGTTATCCGAAAATAGGGTGATATAACTTTCTTTAGTTAGTTCATCTTGTGCCATGATTTCCTCCTTCGTGATTCTTGGCTACTATAATACTCTTTAATACCGTATAGGCAGTCTCTAAATCGTCATTAACGATCGTATAGTCATAATGTTTTGCCTGATCCATCTCATACTGGGCCCATTTCAGCCGTTTTTTGAGGGTCTCAGGCGACTCAGTTCTGCGATTTTTTAGTCTCTCTTCAAGAATTTCTATTGAAGGCGGTTCTATGAAAATGTAAAGAGCCTTTGTTTTTTTCTTAATCTCCATTGCTCCTTGAGTATCGATCACCAAAATGACGTGCTTCCCGTCTGTACGCTGCGCCTCAACAAGCTCTTTTGAGGTTCCGTATCGATTCCCAAATACCGTCGCATATTCCAAAAACTCTCCCTTTTTCACTCTCTTCTCAAACGCCTCATCAGTCAGAAAAACATAATCTTTTCCATCAATTTCCCCGGGGCGAGGCTTTCGAGTTGTGCACGAAATACTTTGAACCACTTCTTCAGGGTATTCTTCCTTCAACATATGAACAAGAGTCGTTTTTCCTGTTCCTGCTGGAGCACTTACAATGATCAGTTCACCTTTCTTACTCATTCGATATTCTGCAATTGCTCCCGGATCTTTTCGAGTTCACTTTTTACCGACAAAATCAACTGTGTAATCCCGAGCTCCTGCGATTTTGCCGCAATGGTATTAACCTCACGATTCATTTCTTGTATAAGAAAATCAAGCTCCCGTCCTACCCTCCGCTTATCTTCACTTAAAATATCACGAAACTGTTTGACATGAGAAGCAAGACGCGTGATTTCTTCAGTAACATCCACCTTGTCCGCAAAAATGACTAGCTCCCGGGTCAAACGATCCTCATCCGCCTCATGATTCGTCTTGATCTCTTCAAGTTTTTTCGCCAAACGCTCATGAAATCGCTTTGGAGCTTCCTTTGTGAGCTTTTCTACCTTGTCGACGTTCTCCACAATCTGGCAAAGGCGCGGAAGAATATCTTCTTTGAGAGCACTCGCCTCTGTTTCCTTCATCGCAATAAAAGCAAGCATTGCTTCATCAAACCCTTGCATCAACTCATTTTCAAAAGTCTTATCAATCTTTTGGGCTGCGGGAGAAGAGGTCATCACAAATTGCATCAATGAGGAAAATGGAACAGCTTCTTCCTTCTTATAACCAAGCCCTAATGCACACTCCATCCATTCTTTATGAATCTCCTTCATTGCTCCTAGACTAGGAACTTCATAAGAGGTCCCTTGACCGCTATCCTTTGTAATCCGGATGGTAACATTGCCTCGCTTTACCTCTTCACCCAAGCGCTTCCTGAGCCCCATATCCAAAAAAAGAAGTTCTTTTGGAATATTCGAGTGGATGTCTAAACTTTTTCGATTTACCGAATGAATTTCGATGATAAAGTGCCCCACGCCGGTTCTAAGGTGAGACCGTCCATAGGCTGTCATGCTACGCGCCATAGAGAAAATCCTAATTTGGTTGTGAGGGTTTTATAACTGATTCACTGCTGCAAGTCAAGGAACGCACTGGCTCGAAAGAAGTTCGATGAATCGGGCAAGGGCCATAAGCCCTAAGGGCCTCTACATGTCGCTTCGTTCCATATCCTTTGTGGCGATCAAATCCATAGTGAGGATACTGTTCATGGAGCTGCTTCATCAAAATGTCTCGATGATGCTTAGCAATGATCGAAGCAGCCCCAATACTTAGTGAACGACTATCCCCCTTAATCACCGCCTTAGCCGCAATGTGTGTCGGGGGAAGGTGATTACCATCAATGAGAAGATAATCAGGCTCAAAGTCAAGCGCGTTCACTGCTAGTGCCATAGCCCTAAGAGTAGCCTGCAAAATATTGATCTTATCGATGACTACACTTTCAAGAACGCCAATGCCATAGTGGATGTCAGGGTGGGTGGTGAGCACATGATAGAGCTCCTCCCGTTTCTCAGGAGTGAGCTTCTTGCTGTCATCAATCCCCTCAATTTGAAGTCCTCTAGGAAGAATGCAGGCAGCAGCAGTAACGGGACCGGCAAGGGGACCTCGCCCCGCTTCATCTACACCTGCAATCAGCCGGCGCCCAGTATTATAAGCGCTCTCTTCAAAAAAGGTTCGATCGTTCAACCCTACTCCGATTTAGGAGTTTCATCTTCAGGCTTTTTCTCCTCTTTAGAAGCCTCAGCCTTTGTTTCTACCTTTGGAGGTGCAGGATCTTCTATAAGAGCTGGACTTTTTTTGTCCTTTTTCCGCCCAATCTTTTCCTTAACCTTCGCTGCTTTTCCAGCAGTTCCGCGGAGGTAATAAAGTTTTGCTCGTCTCACTTTTCCTAATCGAACAACTTCAATCTTAGCAATTCGGGGGCTGTGTAGTGGGAATACCCGCTCCATTCCAGCGCCGTAAGCGACTCGGTACATCGAAAAAGTTTCAGAAATACCCGAGCCTTTTCGAGCAATTACAGTTCCAGCAAAAACCTGGATTCTTTCTTTTTCCCCTTCGATAATACGGATGTGAACTTTGATCGTGTCGCCGACATTAAAATGGGGGATGTCTGCCTTAAGTTGACTGGTTTCAATTTCCTCAAGTAGCGCATCGCGGCTCATGATTCATTTCTCCTGATTAGATATTCTAGTTTTTAAGTCGGGTCGAACCCGCTTTGTTTTCTTTTGCGCCTGCATTTCTCGCCAAGCCTTAATTTCAGCATGATTCCCGTTTTTTAAAACCTCAGGAACCTCTCTTCCTTCAAAAATAGGAGGCCGGGTATAAACCGGACAATCAAACATCCCATTTTCAAAAGAGTCTTGCTGCGCTGCCTCTTCGTTTCCAATCACTCCCGGAATAAAGCGGGAGACACTATCAACTAGGACAATGGCAGCCGGGGCGCCACTCGTAAGTACATAATCCCCAATGCTAATCTCTTCATCGACTTCGCTCTCAATTGCGCGCTCATCGATCCCCTCATAATGGCCGCATACAACAATCAAATGTGGTTTTTTGGCCAGTTCCCCACACCGTTTAGCAGTGAGAGGTTTTCCCTGAGGGGTCAGATAGACCACATGGGAATCTTCTTTCTTAACACTTCGCACAGCCTTTGTGACAGGTTCTGCCATTAGGACCATTCCTGGTCCACCTCCGTACGGACGATCATCGATTTGCTGATATCTTCCTGAAGAAAAATCCCTCATATTCACAAGGTTAATCTCCAACAACCCCTTTTCCCGTCCTCTTTTAATCATACTGACATCAAAGGGGCCTTCAAAATAGTCCGGAAAGAGGGACAGGATATCGTAGCGCATCGAAAAAACTACTTCTTTTTCGCTTTGCGCTTCTCGCTACGCTTTTTCACTTTTGCAAGCTCTCGATCACGAATACTCTTGATCACCCCGGGAGCTTTTCGAGCAATTAAAGCATGTGCTTTTTCAGTTAGCTCAGCTCCATTATCAACCCAAAACTGGATGCGATCTTCTTTAACTACAGCATCTTTCCCCTCTTCATGATGAGGATCATAATGCCCGAGGTTTTCAACGTATTTCCCATCTCTTGGAGAGCGAGAATCTGCAACAACTAAGCGATAAGTCAATCTATTGGTTCGGCCCTGTTGTCTTAGGCGAATCTTTAGTGCCATCTATGTAAACTCCAATTCACAAATTGTAAGACTGTCCATCATAAACCATACCCGAAAAAAATGGTATTAAAAACCACCGTGGCCCTTCCAATTTCTAATTTTATCAAAAAATCCGTTCAATTTTTGAAAAAAATATAGAAAAAAAATCGATTAATACAGGATGAGTCCTGATGGCAATATTAACCGACTCAAACAAAAAAAACACTGTTGGATTAGATAGAATAAACGATTTTCTTCATCCAGTCAGCATCTCAAAGTTTAATGTTAATAAAGCTTTACACACGTATCTACAGACTGGATTAAAGACCCACAAAGATCA
The window above is part of the Candidatus Neptunochlamydia sp. REUL1 genome. Proteins encoded here:
- the rpsP gene encoding 30S ribosomal protein S16; this encodes MALKIRLRQQGRTNRLTYRLVVADSRSPRDGKYVENLGHYDPHHEEGKDAVVKEDRIQFWVDNGAELTEKAHALIARKAPGVIKSIRDRELAKVKKRSEKRKAKKK